From Mangifera indica cultivar Alphonso unplaced genomic scaffold, CATAS_Mindica_2.1 Un_0001, whole genome shotgun sequence, the proteins below share one genomic window:
- the LOC123205054 gene encoding binding partner of ACD11 1-like isoform X2, whose protein sequence is MTIRTVKVSNVSLSASQQDIKEFFSFSGEIEHIELHSNERSQIAYVVFKDPQGAETAILLSGATIVDQSVTIDLDPDFKPPAATSALSLGAQNKNAGGAESAVQKAEDVVSSMLAKGFVLGKDAVNKAKAFDEKHRFTSTATATVVSIDKKIGLSEKISAGTSLVNDKVREMDQKFQVSGKTKSALSAAEQTVSNAGSAIMKNRYILTGASWVTGAFNRVSKVAGEVSQKTQEKVLAEEEEARKAEGYVQVHESESPKAAK, encoded by the exons ATGACG ATAAGAACAGTGAAAGTGAGCAATGTTTCATTAAGTGCATCTCAGCAAGATATAAAggagtttttttccttttctgggGAAATTGAACATATTGAGTTGCATAG TAATGAGCGATCTCAAATTGCATATGTTGTCTTCAAAGATCCACAGGGGGCAGAGACAGCAATTCTTCTTTCG GGGGCAACTATAGTGGATCAGTCTGTAACAATAGATTTGGATCCAGATTTTAAGCCACCTGCTGCTACTTCTGCTCTTTCTCTT GGAGCACAGAACAAAAATGCTGGTGGTGCTGAATCCGCTGTCCAGAAGGCAGAGGATGTTGTAAGCAGCATGCTGGCCAAGGGCTTTGTTCTCGGAAAAGATGCAGTCAACAAAGCAAAGGCCTTCGATGAGAAGCACCGGTTCACATCAACTGCCACTGCAACAGTTGTTtctattgataaaaaaattggcCTCAGTGAGAAAATAAGTGCTGGAACATCTCTTGTCAATGACAAAGTGAGGGAGATGGATCAAAAGTTTCAGGTCTCTGGAAAGACCAAGTCTGCCTTGTCAGCTGCTGAGCAGACAGTTAGTAATGCAGGATCTGCTATCATGAAGAACCGCTATATTCTGACTGGGGCTTCATGGGTTACTGGTGCATTTAATCGGGTCTCAAAGGTAGCTGGGGAAGTGAGTCAGAAGACACAAGAGAAGGTGTTGGCCGAAGAGGAAGAGGCTAGAAAAGCAGAAGGCTATGTTCAGGTTCATGAGTCTGAATCTCCAAAGGCTGCAAAATAG
- the LOC123205054 gene encoding binding partner of ACD11 1-like isoform X3 has protein sequence MTIRTVKVSNVSLSASQQDIKEFFSFSGEIEHIELHSSNERSQIAYVVFKDPQGAETAILLSGAQNKNAGGAESAVQKAEDVVSSMLAKGFVLGKDAVNKAKAFDEKHRFTSTATATVVSIDKKIGLSEKISAGTSLVNDKVREMDQKFQVSGKTKSALSAAEQTVSNAGSAIMKNRYILTGASWVTGAFNRVSKVAGEVSQKTQEKVLAEEEEARKAEGYVQVHESESPKAAK, from the exons ATGACG ATAAGAACAGTGAAAGTGAGCAATGTTTCATTAAGTGCATCTCAGCAAGATATAAAggagtttttttccttttctgggGAAATTGAACATATTGAGTTGCATAG tAGTAATGAGCGATCTCAAATTGCATATGTTGTCTTCAAAGATCCACAGGGGGCAGAGACAGCAATTCTTCTTTCG GGAGCACAGAACAAAAATGCTGGTGGTGCTGAATCCGCTGTCCAGAAGGCAGAGGATGTTGTAAGCAGCATGCTGGCCAAGGGCTTTGTTCTCGGAAAAGATGCAGTCAACAAAGCAAAGGCCTTCGATGAGAAGCACCGGTTCACATCAACTGCCACTGCAACAGTTGTTtctattgataaaaaaattggcCTCAGTGAGAAAATAAGTGCTGGAACATCTCTTGTCAATGACAAAGTGAGGGAGATGGATCAAAAGTTTCAGGTCTCTGGAAAGACCAAGTCTGCCTTGTCAGCTGCTGAGCAGACAGTTAGTAATGCAGGATCTGCTATCATGAAGAACCGCTATATTCTGACTGGGGCTTCATGGGTTACTGGTGCATTTAATCGGGTCTCAAAGGTAGCTGGGGAAGTGAGTCAGAAGACACAAGAGAAGGTGTTGGCCGAAGAGGAAGAGGCTAGAAAAGCAGAAGGCTATGTTCAGGTTCATGAGTCTGAATCTCCAAAGGCTGCAAAATAG
- the LOC123205054 gene encoding binding partner of ACD11 1-like isoform X1, whose product MTIRTVKVSNVSLSASQQDIKEFFSFSGEIEHIELHSSNERSQIAYVVFKDPQGAETAILLSGATIVDQSVTIDLDPDFKPPAATSALSLGAQNKNAGGAESAVQKAEDVVSSMLAKGFVLGKDAVNKAKAFDEKHRFTSTATATVVSIDKKIGLSEKISAGTSLVNDKVREMDQKFQVSGKTKSALSAAEQTVSNAGSAIMKNRYILTGASWVTGAFNRVSKVAGEVSQKTQEKVLAEEEEARKAEGYVQVHESESPKAAK is encoded by the exons ATGACG ATAAGAACAGTGAAAGTGAGCAATGTTTCATTAAGTGCATCTCAGCAAGATATAAAggagtttttttccttttctgggGAAATTGAACATATTGAGTTGCATAG tAGTAATGAGCGATCTCAAATTGCATATGTTGTCTTCAAAGATCCACAGGGGGCAGAGACAGCAATTCTTCTTTCG GGGGCAACTATAGTGGATCAGTCTGTAACAATAGATTTGGATCCAGATTTTAAGCCACCTGCTGCTACTTCTGCTCTTTCTCTT GGAGCACAGAACAAAAATGCTGGTGGTGCTGAATCCGCTGTCCAGAAGGCAGAGGATGTTGTAAGCAGCATGCTGGCCAAGGGCTTTGTTCTCGGAAAAGATGCAGTCAACAAAGCAAAGGCCTTCGATGAGAAGCACCGGTTCACATCAACTGCCACTGCAACAGTTGTTtctattgataaaaaaattggcCTCAGTGAGAAAATAAGTGCTGGAACATCTCTTGTCAATGACAAAGTGAGGGAGATGGATCAAAAGTTTCAGGTCTCTGGAAAGACCAAGTCTGCCTTGTCAGCTGCTGAGCAGACAGTTAGTAATGCAGGATCTGCTATCATGAAGAACCGCTATATTCTGACTGGGGCTTCATGGGTTACTGGTGCATTTAATCGGGTCTCAAAGGTAGCTGGGGAAGTGAGTCAGAAGACACAAGAGAAGGTGTTGGCCGAAGAGGAAGAGGCTAGAAAAGCAGAAGGCTATGTTCAGGTTCATGAGTCTGAATCTCCAAAGGCTGCAAAATAG
- the LOC123205054 gene encoding binding partner of ACD11 1-like isoform X4 — translation MTIRTVKVSNVSLSASQQDIKEFFSFSGEIEHIELHSNERSQIAYVVFKDPQGAETAILLSGAQNKNAGGAESAVQKAEDVVSSMLAKGFVLGKDAVNKAKAFDEKHRFTSTATATVVSIDKKIGLSEKISAGTSLVNDKVREMDQKFQVSGKTKSALSAAEQTVSNAGSAIMKNRYILTGASWVTGAFNRVSKVAGEVSQKTQEKVLAEEEEARKAEGYVQVHESESPKAAK, via the exons ATGACG ATAAGAACAGTGAAAGTGAGCAATGTTTCATTAAGTGCATCTCAGCAAGATATAAAggagtttttttccttttctgggGAAATTGAACATATTGAGTTGCATAG TAATGAGCGATCTCAAATTGCATATGTTGTCTTCAAAGATCCACAGGGGGCAGAGACAGCAATTCTTCTTTCG GGAGCACAGAACAAAAATGCTGGTGGTGCTGAATCCGCTGTCCAGAAGGCAGAGGATGTTGTAAGCAGCATGCTGGCCAAGGGCTTTGTTCTCGGAAAAGATGCAGTCAACAAAGCAAAGGCCTTCGATGAGAAGCACCGGTTCACATCAACTGCCACTGCAACAGTTGTTtctattgataaaaaaattggcCTCAGTGAGAAAATAAGTGCTGGAACATCTCTTGTCAATGACAAAGTGAGGGAGATGGATCAAAAGTTTCAGGTCTCTGGAAAGACCAAGTCTGCCTTGTCAGCTGCTGAGCAGACAGTTAGTAATGCAGGATCTGCTATCATGAAGAACCGCTATATTCTGACTGGGGCTTCATGGGTTACTGGTGCATTTAATCGGGTCTCAAAGGTAGCTGGGGAAGTGAGTCAGAAGACACAAGAGAAGGTGTTGGCCGAAGAGGAAGAGGCTAGAAAAGCAGAAGGCTATGTTCAGGTTCATGAGTCTGAATCTCCAAAGGCTGCAAAATAG